The sequence TAAGAAGATGAAAGCCAAGGTTCAGGCGCTGTCCATGGAGGCGAAGGCGTCGGCCGCCATCATCGGCGCGCTGCCCTTCATCGTCGCCTTCCTGGTCTACCTTTCGAGCCCGCTCTACCTGATGCCGCTGTTCAACACCAGTGTCGGCAATCTGATCCTCGGCGTTTCCGCCATCTGGATGTCGATTGGCATCTTCGTGATGCGCAAGATGATGAACTTTGATGTCTAGGGCCGTGACATGAGCGAACAAGTCATCAAGTCACTGACGGATCCCAGCCTCCTGATCGCGCTGTTGGTGGCCATCGCCGTGTTCGCGACCGTCTTCACGCTGCTGCCGGCGCTTGGCGGCAACCAGCTCAAGGCTCGCATGAAGTCGGTCGCGCTGGAGCGCGATGAGCTTCGCGCCAAGCAGCGCGCGCGGCTGGCCAGCGAGGCCGATCGCCGCCGCAAGGGCCTGCGCGAGCAACAGTCGGAAGGCATGCGCAACATCGTCGACCGGCTCGACCTGCGGCGCGCGCTGGCCGACGAGAACACCTTGCAGAAGCTCAAGGTGGCCGGCTTCCGGGGACAGAACCCGCTGACGCGTTTTCTCTTCTTCCGCCTCGTGCTGCCTTTTGTCGGCTTCGCGCTGGCTCTGGTCTACATGTTCGTGCTCGGAGGATTGCCGGACAAACCATTGGTGGTCCGGCTGTTCGTCTGCGTCCTCGTTGCCTATGGCGGATTCTACACGCCGGTCCTCTATGTCAACAACCGCGCCACCAAGCGCAAGCAGTCGATCCAGATGGCCTGGCCGGATGCCCTCGACCTGATGCTGATCTGCGTGGAATCAGGCATGTCGGTGGAGGCGGCGCTGCGCAAGGTCGCCGATGAGATCGGCGCGCAGTCGGTAGCTCTGGCGGAAGAATTCATCCTGACCAATGCCGAGCTCTCCTATCTGCAGGAGCGCAAGCAAGCCTATGAGAATCTAGCGAGCCGTACCGGCCTGGAATCGGTCAAATCGGTGTCGCAGGCGCTCGTCCAGGCCGAGCGCTACGGTACGCCGGTGGCGCACGCGCTACGCGTGCTTGCCGCCGAAAGCCGTGACATGCGCATGAACGCCGCCGAGAAGAAGGCCGCCGCCTTGCCGCCCAAGCTCACCGTGCCGATGATCCTGTTCTTCCTGCCGGTGCTTTTCGCCATCATCCTCGGCCCCGCCGGCATCCAGGTCAGCCAGCGCGGCATCTTCGGCGATCATTCCGGGGCGGCAGCGTCAGCCACCCAGTAAAGGCACGGCAATCCTTGCGCAAATACGAAAGCCGCGCTGCATGCAGCGCGGCTTTCAACGTCTGGGTTTTGTCTTGGCGCAATTCCGGACGGAAAACCGTTACACACTTTTCCTGGAATTGCTCTGTTGGCGAAATCGCTGCGTCAGTTGGTTGCCGGCTTCGACTTGTCCTGATCCTTGAGCTGGCTCCAGGCATTCTGCTGGGCCAGCATCTGCCTGAGATAGGCGACATTGGCCTGTGCCTGTTCGGGCGAGAGTTCCTGCGAGGCGATCTTCTCGGCCTCGTCGAAGCGGCCCTGCAGGCCGACGACCAGCGCCAGATTCTGGCGTACACGGCTGTCGGCGCCGGGCTGCTGCGCGGCCAAACGCATATAGGTTTCGGCGGTGCGCAGATCCCCTTCCAGCACATAGGACATGCCCAGATTGGAGAGAACCGAAGGTTCATTCGGCTTGAGTTCGAGGGCCTTGCGGTAGAGCTGGCGCGCCTCGTCCTTCTGGCCGATCTGATCAAGGATGGCGGCTTCCGCCGACACCAGCTTCCAGTCGGGATATTCCGGCGTCTGGGCGCGGCGTACGGCATCGAGCGCGGCCTCGAACTGGCCATTGGCGGCCAGCGCCTTGCCATAGGCGGCGAGCACGTCACGGTCCTTGGGGTAGGCGATCGCCAGCTTGCG is a genomic window of Mesorhizobium huakuii containing:
- a CDS encoding tetratricopeptide repeat protein is translated as MPTNRTVNARGKRLVTTALMLALAAGVGGCGTSRMTTGSIGRSGGKPLETMSAGEVHNATAALGQSYAKNPNDKRIATNFAAALQMDGDADQSLAVMRKLAIAYPKDRDVLAAYGKALAANGQFEAALDAVRRAQTPEYPDWKLVSAEAAILDQIGQKDEARQLYRKALELKPNEPSVLSNLGMSYVLEGDLRTAETYMRLAAQQPGADSRVRQNLALVVGLQGRFDEAEKIASQELSPEQAQANVAYLRQMLAQQNAWSQLKDQDKSKPATN
- a CDS encoding type II secretion system F family protein, producing the protein MSEQVIKSLTDPSLLIALLVAIAVFATVFTLLPALGGNQLKARMKSVALERDELRAKQRARLASEADRRRKGLREQQSEGMRNIVDRLDLRRALADENTLQKLKVAGFRGQNPLTRFLFFRLVLPFVGFALALVYMFVLGGLPDKPLVVRLFVCVLVAYGGFYTPVLYVNNRATKRKQSIQMAWPDALDLMLICVESGMSVEAALRKVADEIGAQSVALAEEFILTNAELSYLQERKQAYENLASRTGLESVKSVSQALVQAERYGTPVAHALRVLAAESRDMRMNAAEKKAAALPPKLTVPMILFFLPVLFAIILGPAGIQVSQRGIFGDHSGAAASATQ